The following are encoded in a window of Streptomyces sp. SAT1 genomic DNA:
- a CDS encoding RtcB family protein: protein MSYVEMPGAKVPIRLWTDPASVEDVALRQLQNVATLPWIKGLAVMPDVHYGKGATVGSVIAMRGAVCPAAVGVDIGCGMSAVKTSLTANDLPGDLSRLRSRIEQAIPVGRGMHDDPVDPHAFHGLATAGWDGFWGRFDGVAEAVRFRQERATKQMGTLGSGNHFVEICTDTTGSVWLMLHSGSRNIGKELAEHHIGIAQKLPHNQGLVDRDLAVFVADTPQMAAYRNDLFWAQEYAKYNRTLMMALLKDVVRKEFKKAKPVFEQEISCHHNYVAEERYDGMDLLVTRKGAIRAGSGEYGIIPGSMGTGSYIVKGLGNAKSFNSASHGAGRRMSRNAAKRRFSTKDLEEQTRGVECRKDSGVVDEIPGAYKPIEQVIDQQRDLVEVVARLKQVVCVKG, encoded by the coding sequence ATGTCGTACGTGGAAATGCCGGGCGCGAAGGTGCCCATACGCCTGTGGACCGACCCCGCCTCGGTCGAGGACGTGGCGCTGCGCCAGCTCCAGAACGTCGCCACCCTGCCCTGGATCAAGGGCCTGGCCGTCATGCCCGACGTGCACTACGGCAAGGGCGCGACCGTCGGTTCCGTCATCGCCATGCGCGGCGCGGTCTGCCCGGCGGCGGTCGGCGTGGACATCGGCTGCGGCATGTCCGCGGTGAAGACGTCCCTCACCGCCAACGACCTCCCCGGCGACCTCTCCCGCCTGCGCTCCAGGATCGAACAGGCCATCCCGGTCGGCCGCGGCATGCACGACGACCCCGTCGACCCGCACGCCTTCCACGGCCTGGCCACGGCGGGCTGGGACGGCTTCTGGGGGCGGTTCGACGGTGTGGCCGAAGCGGTCAGATTCCGTCAGGAACGGGCGACGAAGCAGATGGGAACGCTCGGAAGCGGCAATCATTTTGTGGAGATTTGTACAGATACGACCGGTTCTGTCTGGTTGATGCTTCACTCCGGTTCGCGGAACATCGGCAAGGAACTGGCCGAGCACCACATCGGCATCGCGCAGAAGCTCCCCCACAACCAGGGCCTGGTCGACCGCGACCTGGCGGTGTTCGTCGCGGACACCCCGCAGATGGCCGCCTACCGCAACGACCTGTTCTGGGCGCAGGAGTACGCCAAGTACAACCGCACGCTCATGATGGCGCTGCTGAAGGACGTCGTCCGCAAGGAGTTCAAGAAGGCGAAGCCGGTCTTCGAGCAGGAGATCTCCTGCCACCACAACTACGTGGCGGAGGAACGTTACGACGGCATGGACCTGCTGGTCACCCGCAAGGGCGCGATCCGCGCGGGTTCCGGCGAGTACGGCATCATCCCCGGCTCGATGGGCACCGGCTCGTACATCGTGAAGGGCCTCGGCAACGCGAAGTCCTTCAACTCCGCCTCGCACGGCGCCGGGCGGCGGATGAGCCGCAACGCCGCCAAGCGCCGCTTCTCCACGAAGGACCTGGAGGAGCAGACGCGGGGCGTGGAGTGCCGCAAGGACTCCGGTGTGGTCGACGAGATCCCGGGTGCCTACAAGCCCATCGAGCAGGTCATCGACCAGCAGCGGGACCTCGTCGAGGTGGTGGCGCGGCTCAAGCAGGTGGTCTGTGTGAAGGGCTGA
- the lysS gene encoding lysine--tRNA ligase yields the protein MPIVAQSTETTDWVSRFADEVIEESERRAPGKPVVVASGLSPSGPIHLGNLREVMTPHLVADEIRRRGRQVRHLISWDDYDRYRKVPAGVPGVDESWAEHIGKPLTSVPAPAGSAHPNWAEHFRAAMVASLAELGVEFDGISQTAQYTSGVYREQVLHAMRHRADIDAILAQYRTKPKTGGKKQQKPADEAELEAAEGSGAAAEDDGSSGSAGYFPYKPYCGNCEKDLTTVTAYDDDSTELTYTCTACAFSETVRLSEFNRGKLVWKVDWPMRWAYEGVIFEPSGVDHSSPGSSFQVGGQIVGIFDGKQPIGPMYAFVGISGMAKMSSSKGGVPTPGDALQIMEPQLLRWLYARRRPNQSFKIAFDQEIQRLYDEWDKLAGKVADGSALPGDVAAYTRAVGTASGELPRTARPLPYRTLASVADITAGHQDQALRILSELDPSDPLSSLDESRPRYDKAEAWINTHVPADQRTIVRAEPDTDLLKSLDEPSRQSVRLLLDGLAEHWSLDGLTHLVYGVPKVQAGFSADATPKELPPEIKTAQRTFFALLYHLLVGRDTGPRLPTLLLAVGQERVRTLLGA from the coding sequence GTGCCGATCGTGGCTCAGAGCACCGAGACCACCGACTGGGTCTCCCGTTTCGCGGATGAGGTCATCGAGGAGTCGGAGCGCCGGGCCCCTGGCAAACCCGTGGTCGTCGCCTCGGGTCTGTCCCCCTCCGGACCCATCCACCTGGGCAACCTGCGCGAGGTCATGACCCCGCACCTGGTCGCCGACGAGATCCGCCGCCGCGGCCGCCAGGTCCGGCACCTGATCTCCTGGGACGACTACGACCGCTACCGCAAGGTCCCGGCGGGCGTCCCCGGCGTCGACGAGTCGTGGGCCGAGCACATCGGCAAGCCGCTGACCTCCGTCCCCGCGCCCGCGGGCTCCGCCCACCCGAACTGGGCCGAGCACTTCAGGGCCGCCATGGTCGCCTCGCTCGCCGAGCTGGGCGTGGAGTTCGACGGGATCAGCCAGACCGCGCAGTACACCTCCGGGGTCTACCGCGAGCAGGTCCTGCACGCCATGCGGCACCGCGCCGACATCGACGCGATCCTCGCCCAGTACCGCACCAAGCCGAAGACCGGCGGCAAGAAGCAGCAGAAGCCGGCCGACGAGGCCGAGCTGGAGGCCGCCGAGGGCTCGGGCGCCGCCGCCGAGGACGACGGCAGCTCCGGCTCCGCCGGGTACTTCCCGTACAAGCCGTACTGCGGCAACTGCGAGAAGGACCTCACCACCGTCACCGCCTACGACGACGACTCCACCGAGCTGACGTACACCTGCACGGCGTGCGCCTTCTCGGAGACCGTCCGGCTCAGCGAGTTCAACCGCGGCAAGCTGGTCTGGAAGGTCGACTGGCCGATGCGCTGGGCGTACGAGGGCGTGATCTTCGAGCCGTCCGGCGTCGACCACTCCTCGCCCGGCTCGTCCTTCCAGGTCGGCGGGCAGATCGTCGGCATCTTCGACGGCAAGCAGCCCATCGGCCCGATGTACGCCTTCGTCGGCATCTCCGGCATGGCCAAGATGTCCTCGTCCAAGGGCGGCGTGCCCACGCCCGGCGACGCGCTCCAGATCATGGAGCCGCAGCTGCTGCGCTGGCTGTACGCCCGCCGCCGCCCCAACCAGTCCTTCAAGATCGCCTTCGACCAGGAGATCCAGCGGCTGTACGACGAGTGGGACAAGCTGGCCGGGAAGGTCGCCGACGGCTCCGCGCTGCCCGGTGACGTCGCCGCGTACACCCGCGCGGTCGGCACCGCCTCCGGCGAGCTGCCCAGGACGGCCCGCCCGCTGCCGTACCGCACCCTCGCCTCGGTCGCCGACATCACCGCCGGCCACCAGGACCAGGCGCTGCGCATCCTCAGCGAGCTGGACCCGTCCGACCCGCTGTCCTCGCTGGACGAGTCCCGCCCGCGCTACGACAAGGCCGAGGCGTGGATCAACACCCACGTCCCCGCCGACCAGCGCACCATCGTCCGCGCCGAGCCCGACACCGACCTGCTGAAGTCGCTGGACGAGCCGTCCCGGCAGTCCGTGCGGCTCCTGCTGGACGGCCTCGCCGAGCACTGGTCGCTGGACGGCCTCACCCACCTGGTCTACGGCGTGCCCAAGGTCCAGGCCGGATTCTCCGCCGACGCCACGCCCAAGGAACTGCCGCCGGAGATCAAGACCGCCCAGCGGACGTTCTTCGCGCTCCTCTACCACCTGCTCGTCGGCCGCGACACCGGCCCGCGCCTGCCCACGCTGCTCCTCGCGGTGGGCCAGGAGCGGGTGCGGACGCTGCTCGGCGCGTAG
- a CDS encoding DUF2637 domain-containing protein, which produces MHRVLIGVVVAGAVIIAGIGFAGSYAAVRELAIKKGFGDFSYVFPIGIDAGICVLLALDLLLTWIRIPFPLLRQTAWVLTTATIAFNGAAAWPDPLGVGMHAVIPVLFVVAVEAARHAVGRIADITADKHMEGVRLTRWLLSPLPTFLLWRRMKLWELRSYEQVIKLEQERLVYQARLRSRFGRAWRRKAPVESLMPLRLARYGVPLAETAPAGLAAAGIEPALLPPVPAPQPAVAAEAQRAAVPGGGQPRALVAERGPEPEQQAYVPDPAESPWFQAPRQVDYHGGYDPTYEPEPSYGPEPPYDEWYEERHPDQPEQQASEQPAPQRSAPQQPAPRQPSPEDTGGFPVPAGPNRTRELGDGGGTAEQASDEEGLYQVFRYSIEGEGMPTPGTFAANVEAAYGVRLQSRELNQYMDRFTARLNDELMEEHIA; this is translated from the coding sequence ATGCACCGGGTACTGATCGGCGTGGTCGTGGCCGGCGCCGTGATCATCGCCGGTATCGGTTTCGCGGGTTCGTACGCGGCCGTGCGCGAGCTGGCCATCAAGAAGGGCTTCGGGGACTTCAGTTATGTGTTCCCGATAGGCATCGACGCGGGCATCTGTGTGCTGCTCGCCCTGGATCTGCTGCTGACGTGGATCCGGATCCCCTTCCCGCTGCTGCGTCAGACGGCGTGGGTGCTGACGACGGCGACGATCGCGTTCAACGGCGCGGCGGCCTGGCCGGATCCGCTGGGTGTCGGGATGCACGCGGTGATCCCGGTGCTGTTCGTGGTGGCGGTGGAGGCGGCGCGGCACGCCGTGGGCCGGATCGCGGACATCACGGCCGACAAGCACATGGAGGGGGTCCGCCTCACCCGCTGGCTGCTGTCGCCGCTGCCGACGTTCCTGCTGTGGCGCCGGATGAAGCTGTGGGAGCTGCGCTCCTACGAGCAGGTGATCAAGCTGGAGCAGGAGCGGCTGGTCTACCAGGCGCGGCTGCGTTCGCGCTTCGGCCGGGCCTGGCGCCGCAAGGCTCCGGTGGAGTCGCTGATGCCGCTGCGGCTCGCCCGCTACGGCGTGCCGCTGGCGGAGACGGCCCCTGCGGGCCTGGCGGCGGCGGGTATCGAGCCCGCGCTGCTGCCGCCGGTGCCCGCGCCGCAGCCGGCGGTGGCCGCCGAGGCGCAGCGGGCGGCGGTGCCGGGCGGCGGGCAGCCGCGCGCGCTGGTGGCCGAGCGCGGCCCGGAGCCGGAGCAGCAGGCGTATGTGCCGGACCCGGCGGAGAGCCCGTGGTTCCAGGCGCCGCGGCAGGTCGACTACCACGGCGGGTACGACCCGACGTACGAGCCGGAGCCGTCGTACGGCCCGGAGCCGCCGTACGACGAGTGGTACGAGGAGCGGCACCCCGACCAGCCGGAGCAGCAGGCATCGGAGCAGCCCGCCCCCCAGCGGTCCGCTCCCCAGCAGCCCGCCCCCCGGCAGCCCTCCCCCGAGGACACGGGCGGCTTCCCGGTCCCCGCGGGCCCCAACCGCACCCGTGAGCTGGGCGACGGCGGCGGCACGGCCGAGCAGGCGTCGGACGAGGAGGGCCTTTACCAGGTGTTCCGGTACTCGATCGAGGGCGAGGGCATGCCGACGCCCGGCACCTTCGCCGCGAACGTCGAGGCGGCGTACGGGGTGCGTCTCCAGTCCCGCGAGCTGAACCAGTACATGGACCGCTTCACGGCCCGTCTCAACGACGAGCTGATGGAGGAGCACATCGCGTAG
- a CDS encoding tyrosine-protein phosphatase — MDRHIRFDALRNVRDLGGYATEDGLRVRPRLLYRADGLGKLDRAAPDWDRFLALGIGTVIDLRHGWEAERQGRVPEHPSFTYHNLSIEHRPYDQPALGPEVDPGPYLAERYLEVAEDGTKEIRAALELIRDAAVSGTPLVFHCASGKDRTGELAALVLTLLGVPEPTVVEDFSLTELATPMLLADWRARNGGRTPRWPGYGRAPAAVMRLFLAALRQKYGSVEAYVTDALELDASALAATLRAHLLEPAPATRPPLSFRRAVPADAPLLVRLRDSAALWQLARGIDQWKPGEKDEAHFRTRMREGEVWLAYAGEHLAGAWELWWDDPDAWGPRPADAGYIHRLMTAPHTAPPGTGRRLLAEAESRITATGRPYARLDCLTTNPRLRAYYETAGYTATGEHPAKPNPTGTPYAVTLLEKRLA; from the coding sequence GTGGACAGACACATACGCTTCGACGCCCTGCGCAACGTCCGTGACCTCGGCGGATACGCCACCGAGGACGGCCTGCGGGTCCGCCCGCGCCTCCTCTACCGCGCCGACGGCCTCGGCAAGCTGGACCGCGCCGCCCCGGACTGGGACCGCTTCCTCGCTCTGGGGATCGGCACCGTGATCGACCTGCGCCACGGCTGGGAGGCCGAGCGCCAGGGCCGGGTCCCGGAGCACCCCTCCTTCACCTACCACAACCTCAGCATCGAGCACCGCCCCTACGACCAGCCCGCGCTGGGCCCCGAGGTGGACCCGGGCCCGTATCTGGCCGAGCGCTACCTCGAAGTGGCCGAGGACGGCACCAAGGAGATCCGCGCCGCCCTGGAGCTGATCCGCGACGCGGCCGTCTCCGGCACCCCGCTGGTCTTCCACTGCGCCTCCGGCAAGGACCGCACGGGCGAACTGGCCGCGCTGGTCCTGACCCTGCTCGGCGTCCCCGAGCCCACCGTCGTCGAGGACTTCTCCCTCACCGAGCTGGCCACCCCGATGCTGCTGGCCGACTGGCGGGCCCGCAACGGCGGACGCACCCCCCGCTGGCCCGGCTACGGCCGCGCCCCCGCCGCGGTGATGCGCCTGTTCCTGGCCGCCCTGAGGCAGAAGTACGGCTCCGTCGAGGCGTACGTCACCGACGCCCTGGAACTCGACGCGTCCGCGCTCGCCGCCACCCTGCGCGCCCACCTCCTGGAGCCCGCCCCCGCCACCCGGCCGCCGCTGTCCTTCCGCCGCGCCGTCCCCGCCGACGCGCCGCTGCTGGTCCGGCTGCGCGACAGCGCCGCCCTGTGGCAGCTGGCCCGCGGCATCGACCAGTGGAAGCCGGGCGAGAAGGACGAGGCCCACTTCCGCACCCGGATGCGCGAGGGCGAGGTCTGGCTCGCGTACGCGGGCGAGCATCTGGCCGGCGCCTGGGAACTGTGGTGGGACGACCCCGACGCCTGGGGCCCCCGCCCCGCCGACGCCGGCTACATCCACCGCCTGATGACCGCCCCGCACACCGCCCCGCCCGGCACCGGCCGCCGCCTCCTCGCCGAGGCCGAGTCCCGCATCACCGCCACCGGCCGCCCCTACGCCCGCCTCGACTGCCTCACCACCAACCCCCGCCTGCGCGCCTACTACGAGACGGCCGGCTACACGGCCACCGGCGAACACCCCGCCAAACCGAACCCCACGGGCACCCCGTACGCGGTGACCCTGCTGGAGAAGCGGCTCGCATAA
- a CDS encoding MFS transporter, producing MWAAYAASTFGTWLAFDAFALIAVLVLHAGPGEVSVLAAAGPAVGAVLAVPFGPWVEFRRKRPVMIATDLARCAALLTVPVAYACGVLGFAQLLVVSVLVAAADIAFGAASGAYLKALVPKPDLLAASSRFESTMWTASVLGPPAGGFLVGVFGPVVTVVADAVSYLLSALGVRAIGGTEAAPRPRPVRTEGAEGGAPGRLRAADLLDGWRFVLTHPVLRPLFFNTLLVNALIMAAPPLLAVLMLGPLGFAPWQYGLAFAVPCLGGLLGSRLAGPLVARYGRRRVLLATGALRVCWPVGLVFVRPGVPGLAVVMAVEAVLITLCGVFNPVYSAYRLELTPSDRVARTLAAWSASGRLTTAAVTALWGLLAVFTGTRAAIGLAGLLLFVTPVLLPWRTKDGVGDGDGDERGRGPEGEAEALAAGTGAA from the coding sequence CTGTGGGCGGCGTACGCGGCGAGCACGTTCGGGACGTGGCTGGCGTTCGACGCGTTCGCGCTGATCGCGGTGCTGGTGCTGCACGCCGGGCCCGGTGAGGTGTCGGTGCTGGCGGCGGCCGGTCCGGCGGTGGGCGCGGTGCTGGCGGTGCCGTTCGGGCCGTGGGTGGAGTTCCGGCGCAAGCGGCCGGTGATGATCGCCACCGACCTGGCGCGCTGCGCGGCGCTGCTGACCGTGCCGGTCGCCTACGCGTGCGGTGTGCTCGGGTTCGCCCAGCTGCTGGTGGTGTCGGTGCTGGTCGCGGCGGCGGACATCGCGTTCGGCGCGGCGAGCGGGGCGTATCTGAAGGCGCTGGTGCCGAAGCCGGACCTGCTGGCTGCGAGCAGCCGGTTCGAGTCGACGATGTGGACGGCGTCGGTGCTGGGGCCGCCGGCCGGGGGGTTCCTGGTCGGGGTGTTCGGGCCGGTGGTGACGGTGGTGGCCGACGCGGTCAGCTATCTGCTCTCCGCGCTGGGGGTGCGCGCGATCGGCGGTACGGAGGCGGCCCCGCGTCCGCGTCCCGTGCGTACGGAGGGGGCGGAGGGGGGCGCGCCGGGGCGGCTGCGGGCGGCCGACCTGCTCGACGGCTGGCGGTTCGTGCTGACGCACCCGGTGCTGCGGCCGCTGTTCTTCAACACCCTGCTGGTCAACGCGCTGATCATGGCGGCGCCGCCGCTGCTGGCGGTGCTGATGCTGGGCCCGCTGGGGTTCGCGCCGTGGCAGTACGGCCTCGCCTTCGCCGTGCCCTGCCTGGGCGGGCTGCTCGGCTCGCGGCTGGCGGGTCCGCTGGTGGCGCGGTACGGGCGGCGCCGGGTGCTGCTCGCCACGGGGGCGCTCAGGGTGTGCTGGCCGGTGGGCCTGGTGTTCGTGCGGCCCGGGGTGCCCGGACTGGCGGTGGTGATGGCGGTCGAGGCGGTGCTGATCACCCTGTGCGGGGTGTTCAACCCGGTGTACAGCGCCTACCGGCTGGAGCTGACCCCGTCGGACCGGGTGGCCCGCACGCTCGCGGCCTGGTCGGCGAGCGGCAGGCTGACCACGGCGGCGGTGACCGCTCTGTGGGGCCTGCTGGCGGTGTTCACCGGGACGCGCGCAGCGATCGGCCTGGCCGGGCTGCTGCTGTTCGTGACGCCGGTGCTGCTGCCGTGGCGGACGAAGGACGGGGTCGGGGACGGGGACGGGGACGAGCGGGGGCGTGGGCCGGAGGGGGAGGCGGAGGCGCTGGCGGCGGGGACCGGGGCGGCCTGA
- a CDS encoding SDR family NAD(P)-dependent oxidoreductase has translation MATAAPSAASRIAVVTGASSGIGAATARQLAAAGYRVVLTARRKDRIEALAEEITAAGHSATAYQLDVTDRAAVDEFASAFRTIGVLVNNAGGALGADPVATGDPAQWRAMYETNVIGTLNITQALLPKLAASGDGTVVVVSSTAGLGTYEGGAGYVAAKHGEHVLAETLRLEIVGQPVRVVEVAPGMVRTEEFALTRFGGDTEKAAKVYEGVAEPLTADDVADTITWAVTRPSHVNIDLLVVRPRAQASNTKVHRER, from the coding sequence ATGGCCACCGCCGCACCGTCCGCCGCCTCCCGCATCGCCGTGGTCACCGGTGCGAGCAGCGGTATCGGCGCCGCCACGGCCCGGCAGCTCGCCGCCGCGGGCTACCGCGTGGTGCTGACCGCCCGCCGCAAGGACCGCATCGAGGCGCTGGCCGAGGAGATCACCGCGGCCGGCCACTCCGCCACCGCCTACCAGCTCGACGTCACCGACCGGGCCGCCGTCGACGAGTTCGCGAGCGCCTTCCGCACCATCGGCGTCCTGGTGAACAACGCGGGCGGCGCGCTCGGCGCCGACCCGGTCGCCACCGGTGACCCCGCCCAGTGGCGCGCGATGTACGAGACCAACGTCATCGGCACCCTCAACATCACCCAGGCCCTGCTGCCCAAGCTCGCCGCGAGCGGCGACGGCACGGTGGTCGTCGTCTCCTCCACGGCCGGCCTCGGCACCTACGAGGGCGGCGCCGGGTACGTCGCCGCCAAGCACGGCGAGCACGTCCTCGCCGAGACGCTGCGCCTGGAGATCGTCGGGCAGCCGGTCCGGGTCGTCGAGGTCGCGCCCGGCATGGTCCGCACCGAGGAGTTCGCGCTGACCCGCTTCGGCGGCGACACCGAGAAGGCCGCCAAGGTCTACGAGGGCGTCGCCGAGCCGCTGACCGCCGACGACGTCGCGGACACCATCACCTGGGCGGTGACCCGCCCCAGCCATGTCAACATCGACCTCCTGGTCGTGCGCCCGCGCGCCCAGGCGTCGAACACCAAGGTGCACCGGGAGCGGTGA
- a CDS encoding DUF3558 family protein has translation MQRAAQREQRDRRDQREGRAAGAPRLRRAVVCATALPVLLLTAAACSSSSDSGSDDASGTASAAASGGASASASASPSPTVRAAAYGKLPDPCGMLPKKTLGELVPGGEKSAKAGTSSDVSTRASCSWNGLTNNGVKGSQYRWLNVSLLRFESDTARGSGEAQAREYYGKQVQDARSVSGARKTSSQPVSGAGDEATAVRYDLKKKEGTFKQQTVVARVENVVVTLDYNGAGLAGDKTPDAEALTKDAVRAAQEAVASVKTVNGAGGAGSSGGSDASSPSGKASGGASGKASAPASGSASASATTSPSESASKSAR, from the coding sequence ATGCAGCGAGCAGCTCAGCGAGAACAGCGTGACCGGCGTGACCAGCGGGAGGGGCGTGCCGCGGGGGCACCGCGGCTGCGCCGTGCCGTCGTGTGCGCGACCGCGCTGCCGGTGCTGCTGCTGACGGCGGCCGCCTGTTCGTCCTCCTCGGACTCCGGTTCGGACGACGCGTCCGGCACGGCGAGCGCGGCGGCCTCGGGCGGCGCCTCGGCGTCGGCGTCGGCGAGCCCGTCGCCGACCGTGCGGGCCGCGGCCTACGGGAAGCTGCCGGACCCGTGCGGGATGCTGCCGAAGAAGACGCTGGGCGAACTGGTGCCGGGCGGTGAGAAGTCCGCCAAGGCGGGCACCTCCAGCGATGTGTCGACGCGGGCGAGCTGCTCGTGGAACGGGCTGACGAACAACGGCGTGAAGGGGTCCCAGTACCGCTGGCTGAACGTCTCGCTGCTGCGTTTCGAGTCGGACACGGCGCGCGGTTCGGGCGAGGCGCAGGCGCGCGAGTACTACGGCAAGCAGGTGCAGGACGCGCGGTCGGTGTCGGGTGCGCGCAAGACGTCGTCGCAGCCGGTGTCCGGGGCGGGCGACGAGGCGACGGCGGTGCGCTACGACCTGAAGAAGAAGGAAGGCACCTTCAAGCAGCAGACGGTCGTGGCCCGGGTGGAGAACGTGGTGGTCACGCTCGACTACAACGGCGCGGGTCTGGCCGGTGACAAGACGCCGGACGCTGAGGCCCTGACGAAGGACGCGGTGCGGGCCGCCCAGGAGGCGGTGGCCTCGGTGAAGACGGTCAACGGCGCCGGTGGTGCGGGCTCTTCGGGCGGTTCGGACGCGTCCTCGCCCTCCGGGAAGGCGTCCGGTGGGGCGTCCGGGAAGGCGTCCGCGCCGGCCTCCGGTTCCGCCTCGGCGTCGGCGACGACGTCGCCCTCGGAGTCGGCGTCGAAGTCCGCTCGGTAG
- a CDS encoding YnfA family protein, whose translation MPLILRSAALFVVAALFEIGGAWLVWQGVREHRGWLWAAGGVLALGAYGFVATFQPDAHFGRILAAYGGIFVAGSILWGVVADGYRPDRWDLAGAAVCLAGMALIMWAPRNGG comes from the coding sequence ATGCCCCTGATCCTCCGCTCCGCCGCCCTCTTCGTCGTCGCCGCGCTCTTCGAGATCGGCGGCGCCTGGCTGGTCTGGCAGGGCGTGCGCGAACACCGCGGGTGGCTGTGGGCGGCCGGCGGCGTGCTCGCGCTCGGCGCGTACGGCTTCGTCGCCACCTTCCAGCCCGACGCGCACTTCGGCCGCATCCTCGCCGCCTACGGCGGGATCTTCGTGGCCGGATCCATCCTGTGGGGCGTCGTCGCGGACGGCTACCGGCCCGACCGCTGGGACCTCGCGGGCGCCGCGGTCTGCCTGGCCGGAATGGCGCTGATCATGTGGGCCCCGAGGAACGGCGGCTGA
- a CDS encoding LysR family transcriptional regulator: MDLTAVRTFVAAADAGRFQDAATDLAVTQQAVSKRVAALEKTLGTRLFTRTARGARLTVDGQAFLPHARELLRAAERAAASVRPGRRALRVDVIGRKLAPSGLLRDFLRAHPDTALDVVTLYDADAAVAALRAGTVDASFRAVLQPGRNLPDDIAAVPVLDEPLHLLTGPAHPFADARAVRPADLAGHPIWMPELGSGTEWAAYYADLAAAFGLTIDVIGPHFGTEPLPDVLAESPTLTTFVGELTRVLWPADYDLRRIPLRHPVPAYPHCLLHHRDNPHPALAALRDHLLRAARARRAPGDIWTPPWARRTTPATP, encoded by the coding sequence CTGGACCTCACCGCCGTACGCACCTTCGTCGCCGCCGCCGACGCGGGCCGCTTCCAGGACGCCGCCACCGATCTGGCCGTCACCCAGCAGGCCGTCTCCAAGCGGGTGGCCGCCCTGGAGAAGACCCTCGGCACCCGGCTGTTCACCCGCACCGCGCGCGGCGCCCGGCTCACCGTCGACGGCCAGGCGTTCCTGCCGCACGCCCGCGAACTCCTGCGCGCCGCCGAACGCGCCGCCGCCTCCGTACGCCCCGGCCGGCGCGCGCTGCGCGTGGACGTCATCGGCCGCAAGCTCGCCCCCTCCGGGCTGCTGCGCGACTTCCTGCGCGCCCACCCGGACACCGCGCTCGACGTGGTCACCCTCTACGACGCCGACGCGGCGGTGGCCGCGCTCCGCGCCGGCACCGTGGACGCCTCGTTCCGCGCCGTCCTCCAGCCCGGCCGGAACCTGCCCGACGACATCGCGGCCGTCCCCGTCCTGGACGAGCCCCTGCACCTGCTCACCGGCCCGGCCCACCCCTTCGCCGACGCCCGCGCCGTCCGCCCCGCCGACCTCGCCGGGCACCCGATCTGGATGCCCGAGCTGGGCAGCGGCACCGAGTGGGCCGCCTACTACGCCGACCTCGCCGCCGCCTTCGGCCTCACCATCGACGTGATCGGCCCCCACTTCGGCACCGAGCCGCTGCCCGACGTCCTGGCCGAGTCACCCACCCTGACCACCTTCGTCGGCGAACTCACCCGCGTGCTCTGGCCCGCCGACTACGACCTGCGCCGCATCCCGCTGCGCCACCCGGTCCCGGCGTACCCGCACTGCCTCCTGCACCACCGCGACAACCCGCACCCCGCCCTCGCCGCCCTGCGCGACCACCTCCTGCGCGCCGCCCGCGCCCGGCGCGCCCCCGGCGACATCTGGACCCCGCCCTGGGCCCGCCGCACCACCCCGGCCACCCCCTGA